In Cygnus atratus isolate AKBS03 ecotype Queensland, Australia chromosome 5, CAtr_DNAZoo_HiC_assembly, whole genome shotgun sequence, a single window of DNA contains:
- the SSH3 gene encoding protein phosphatase Slingshot homolog 3 isoform X1 produces the protein MCPGMRPSCRGGRVSSWSKGAALLLPAEEPLVAEPPPAAPPGRQEQHLQLMMQLLRPQDAIRLAVRLESVRPQRVRYLLVVRPEEAGAEGQTVLLGVDFPHEGSTHCTLGMVLPLWSDTQVFLDGDGGFSVMSGGQTRIFKPISVQTMWAMLQELHRACEQAACGGHIPGGPALLWARDYTAALSSEQSCLNEWLAMADLESVRPGSPQPPGPAVPELTEQAVRALLRDVLASADLESVTSKEVRTELERRTGRSLAQHKDFIDNEMLLVLAQMDRPSCIFPHLYLGSEWNAANLEELQQNRITHILNVAREIDNFFPALFTYMNVRVYDEEAAELLPHWNDTFLFLSDVKARGGRALVHCRMGLSRSAATVLAYAMKEFGWPLERALRHVRRCRPGVLPNPGFMRQLDFYQGILSASRHSVLWEPRAAERVSQPELEEAAPGDEGALPKLRAPSPQPPEEASRHPAGPGLSGAPQRPRISLCAVMRSISLMESPQPHELLEEPLGGEEQADPGDFYANQLAVFYREEGAWRAVLGSSEAVDWSRAFQMQGMQDGVHEAVCEAAVAKGLRMKTFRYRAMLSPEPPRPRVQIPAGLRLASLSPSHVPLLNATWSFGGTGRSRRFLEGLVRALPSACVLDPRGRPLSWSLVDPLGCLSHGYTVPAWRGRGLSGLVLAALGQGLHARGFPVYCGVLPCNTPSLRALRATGFLPQPGTLYMLLSTPE, from the exons ATGTGCCCAGGCATGCGGCCTAGCTGCAGAGGCG gcagAGTTTCGTCATGGTCCAAGGgagctgccttgctgctgcctgccgaGGAGCCGCTGGTggctgagccccccccagcTGCGCCCCCGGGGCGGCAggagcagcacctccagctcaTGATGCAGCTGCTGCGTCCCCAGGATGCCATCCGTCTG GCGGTGCGGCTAGAGTCGGTGCGGCCGCAGCGGGTGAGGTACCTGCTGGTGGTGCGGCCGGAGGAGGCAGGTGCCGAGGGGCAGACGGTGCTGCTGGGTGTGGACTTCCCACACGAGGG GTCCACCCATTGCACCCTGGGCATGGTGCTGCCCCTCTGGAGTGACACCCAGGTCTTCCTCGATGGTGACGG GGGGTTCAGCGTGATGTCTGGGGGACAGACACGAATCTTCAAGCCCATCTCTGTCCAGACCATGTG GGccatgctgcaggagctgcaccgAGCCTGCGAGCAGGCGGCCTGCGGGGGGCACATCCCCGGGGGCCCTGCGCTGCTCTGGGCCCGGGACTACACGGCTGCGCTGAGCTCGGAGCAGAGCTGCCTCAACGAGTGGCTGGCCATGGCTGACCTGGAGTCCGTGCGCCccggctccccccagcccccggg GCCGGCGGTGCCGGAGCTGACGGAGCAGGCGGTGCGGGCGCTGCTGCGCGACGTCCTGGCCTCCGCTGACCTGGAGAGCGTCACCTCCAaggag GTGCGGACGGAGCTGGAGCGGCGCACGGGGCGCAGCCTGGCCCAGCACAAGGACTTCATCGACAACGagatgctgctggtgctggcgcAGATGGACCGGCCCTCCTGCATCTTCCCGCACCTCTACCTg GGCTCCGAGTGGAATGCTGCCaacctggaggagctgcagcagaacCG CATCACCCACATCCTGAATGTGGCACGGGAGATCGACAACTTCTTCCCGGCACTGTTCACCTACATGAACGTGCGGGTGTACGACGAGGAGGCGGCTGAGCTCCTGCCCCACTGGAACGataccttcctcttcctctccgATGTCAA GGCCCGCGGGGGCCGGGCGCTGGTGCACTGCCGCATGGGGCTGAGCCGCTCGGCAGCCACGGTGCTGGCCTACGCCATGAAGGAGTTCGGGTGGCCCCTGGAGCGGGCACTGCGGCACGTCCGGCGCTGCCGCCCCGGCGTCCTGCCCAACCCCGGCTTCATGCGCCAGCTCGACTTCTACCAGGGCATCCTGAGCGCCAG CCGGCACAGCGTCCTCTGGGAGCCCCGGGCGGCAGAGCGCGTGTCCCAGcctgagctggaggaggctgcaccAGGGGACGAGGGTGCCCTGCCCAAGCTCCGAGCCCCATCCCCGCAGCCTCCCGAGGAGGCGAGCAGGCacccggcggggccggggctgtcGGGGGCACCCCAGCGCCCCCGCATCTCCCTCTGTGCCGTCATGCGGAGCATCAGCCTGATGGagtccccacagccccacgagctgctggaggagccccTTGGTGGGGAG GAGCAGGCGGACCCCGGGGACTTCTACGCCAACCAGCTGGCCGTGTTCTACCGCGAGGAGGGCGCCTGGCGGGCGGTGCTGGGGAGCTCCGAGGCCGTGGACTGGAGCCGAGCCTTCCAGATGCAGG ggatgcAGGACGGGGTGCACGAGGCCGTGTGCGAGGCGGCCGTGGCCAAGGGGCTGCGGATGAAGACTTTCCGGTACCGAGCGATGCTGAGCCCTgagccgccccggccccgcgtgCA GATCCCAGCGGGGCTGCGCCTGGCGTCGCTGTCCCCGTCCCACGTCCCACTGCTCAATGCCACGTGGAGCTTTGGGGGCACGGGGCGCAGCCGCCGGTTCCTAGAGGGGCTGGTGCGGGCACTGCCCAGCGCCTGCGTGCTGGACCCCCGCGGGCGCCCGCTCTCCTGGAGCCTGGTGGACCCCCTGGGCTGCCTGAGCCACGGCTACACCGTGCCCGCCTGGCGTGGCCGCGGGCTCAGCGGGCTGGTGCTGGCCGCGCTGGGCCAGGGGCTGCACGCCCGTGGCTTCCCCGTGTACTGCGGCGTGCTGCCCTGCAACACGCCCTCCCTGCGCGCCCTGCGCGCTACCGGCTTCCTGCCCCAGCCCGGCACCCTCtacatgctgctcagcacccccgAGTAG
- the SSH3 gene encoding protein phosphatase Slingshot homolog 3 isoform X2: MCPGMRPSCRGGRVSSWSKGAALLLPAEEPLVAEPPPAAPPGRQEQHLQLMMQLLRPQDAIRLAVRLESVRPQRVRYLLVVRPEEAGAEGQTVLLGVDFPHEGSTHCTLGMVLPLWSDTQVFLDGDGGFSVMSGGQTRIFKPISVQTMWAMLQELHRACEQAACGGHIPGGPALLWARDYTAALSSEQSCLNEWLAMADLESVRPGSPQPPGPAVPELTEQAVRALLRDVLASADLESVTSKEVRTELERRTGRSLAQHKDFIDNEMLLVLAQMDRPSCIFPHLYLGSEWNAANLEELQQNRITHILNVAREIDNFFPALFTYMNVRVYDEEAAELLPHWNDTFLFLSDVKARGGRALVHCRMGLSRSAATVLAYAMKEFGWPLERALRHVRRCRPGVLPNPGFMRQLDFYQGILSASRHSVLWEPRAAERVSQPELEEAAPGDEGALPKLRAPSPQPPEEASRHPAGPGLSGAPQRPRISLCAVMRSISLMESPQPHELLEEPLGGEEQADPGDFYANQLAVFYREEGAWRAVLGSSEAVDWSRAFQMQGSQRGCAWRRCPRPTSHCSMPRGALGARGAAAGS; the protein is encoded by the exons ATGTGCCCAGGCATGCGGCCTAGCTGCAGAGGCG gcagAGTTTCGTCATGGTCCAAGGgagctgccttgctgctgcctgccgaGGAGCCGCTGGTggctgagccccccccagcTGCGCCCCCGGGGCGGCAggagcagcacctccagctcaTGATGCAGCTGCTGCGTCCCCAGGATGCCATCCGTCTG GCGGTGCGGCTAGAGTCGGTGCGGCCGCAGCGGGTGAGGTACCTGCTGGTGGTGCGGCCGGAGGAGGCAGGTGCCGAGGGGCAGACGGTGCTGCTGGGTGTGGACTTCCCACACGAGGG GTCCACCCATTGCACCCTGGGCATGGTGCTGCCCCTCTGGAGTGACACCCAGGTCTTCCTCGATGGTGACGG GGGGTTCAGCGTGATGTCTGGGGGACAGACACGAATCTTCAAGCCCATCTCTGTCCAGACCATGTG GGccatgctgcaggagctgcaccgAGCCTGCGAGCAGGCGGCCTGCGGGGGGCACATCCCCGGGGGCCCTGCGCTGCTCTGGGCCCGGGACTACACGGCTGCGCTGAGCTCGGAGCAGAGCTGCCTCAACGAGTGGCTGGCCATGGCTGACCTGGAGTCCGTGCGCCccggctccccccagcccccggg GCCGGCGGTGCCGGAGCTGACGGAGCAGGCGGTGCGGGCGCTGCTGCGCGACGTCCTGGCCTCCGCTGACCTGGAGAGCGTCACCTCCAaggag GTGCGGACGGAGCTGGAGCGGCGCACGGGGCGCAGCCTGGCCCAGCACAAGGACTTCATCGACAACGagatgctgctggtgctggcgcAGATGGACCGGCCCTCCTGCATCTTCCCGCACCTCTACCTg GGCTCCGAGTGGAATGCTGCCaacctggaggagctgcagcagaacCG CATCACCCACATCCTGAATGTGGCACGGGAGATCGACAACTTCTTCCCGGCACTGTTCACCTACATGAACGTGCGGGTGTACGACGAGGAGGCGGCTGAGCTCCTGCCCCACTGGAACGataccttcctcttcctctccgATGTCAA GGCCCGCGGGGGCCGGGCGCTGGTGCACTGCCGCATGGGGCTGAGCCGCTCGGCAGCCACGGTGCTGGCCTACGCCATGAAGGAGTTCGGGTGGCCCCTGGAGCGGGCACTGCGGCACGTCCGGCGCTGCCGCCCCGGCGTCCTGCCCAACCCCGGCTTCATGCGCCAGCTCGACTTCTACCAGGGCATCCTGAGCGCCAG CCGGCACAGCGTCCTCTGGGAGCCCCGGGCGGCAGAGCGCGTGTCCCAGcctgagctggaggaggctgcaccAGGGGACGAGGGTGCCCTGCCCAAGCTCCGAGCCCCATCCCCGCAGCCTCCCGAGGAGGCGAGCAGGCacccggcggggccggggctgtcGGGGGCACCCCAGCGCCCCCGCATCTCCCTCTGTGCCGTCATGCGGAGCATCAGCCTGATGGagtccccacagccccacgagctgctggaggagccccTTGGTGGGGAG GAGCAGGCGGACCCCGGGGACTTCTACGCCAACCAGCTGGCCGTGTTCTACCGCGAGGAGGGCGCCTGGCGGGCGGTGCTGGGGAGCTCCGAGGCCGTGGACTGGAGCCGAGCCTTCCAGATGCAGG GATCCCAGCGGGGCTGCGCCTGGCGTCGCTGTCCCCGTCCCACGTCCCACTGCTCAATGCCACGTGGAGCTTTGGGGGCACGGGGCGCAGCCGCCGGTTCCTAG
- the SSH3 gene encoding protein phosphatase Slingshot homolog 3 isoform X3, producing MCPGMRPSCRGGRVSSWSKGAALLLPAEEPLVAEPPPAAPPGRQEQHLQLMMQLLRPQDAIRLAVRLESVRPQRVRYLLVVRPEEAGAEGQTVLLGVDFPHEGSTHCTLGMVLPLWSDTQVFLDGDGGFSVMSGGQTRIFKPISVQTMWAMLQELHRACEQAACGGHIPGGPALLWARDYTAALSSEQSCLNEWLAMADLESVRPGSPQPPGPAVPELTEQAVRALLRDVLASADLESVTSKEVRTELERRTGRSLAQHKDFIDNEMLLVLAQMDRPSCIFPHLYLGSEWNAANLEELQQNRITHILNVAREIDNFFPALFTYMNVRVYDEEAAELLPHWNDTFLFLSDVKARGGRALVHCRMGLSRSAATVLAYAMKEFGWPLERALRHVRRCRPGVLPNPGFMRQLDFYQGILSASRHSVLWEPRAAERVSQPELEEAAPGDEGALPKLRAPSPQPPEEASRHPAGPGLSGAPQRPRISLCAVMRSISLMESPQPHELLEEPLGGEEQADPGDFYANQLAVFYREEGAWRAVLGSSEAVDWSRAFQMQGRGARGRVRGGRGQGAADEDFPVPSDAEP from the exons ATGTGCCCAGGCATGCGGCCTAGCTGCAGAGGCG gcagAGTTTCGTCATGGTCCAAGGgagctgccttgctgctgcctgccgaGGAGCCGCTGGTggctgagccccccccagcTGCGCCCCCGGGGCGGCAggagcagcacctccagctcaTGATGCAGCTGCTGCGTCCCCAGGATGCCATCCGTCTG GCGGTGCGGCTAGAGTCGGTGCGGCCGCAGCGGGTGAGGTACCTGCTGGTGGTGCGGCCGGAGGAGGCAGGTGCCGAGGGGCAGACGGTGCTGCTGGGTGTGGACTTCCCACACGAGGG GTCCACCCATTGCACCCTGGGCATGGTGCTGCCCCTCTGGAGTGACACCCAGGTCTTCCTCGATGGTGACGG GGGGTTCAGCGTGATGTCTGGGGGACAGACACGAATCTTCAAGCCCATCTCTGTCCAGACCATGTG GGccatgctgcaggagctgcaccgAGCCTGCGAGCAGGCGGCCTGCGGGGGGCACATCCCCGGGGGCCCTGCGCTGCTCTGGGCCCGGGACTACACGGCTGCGCTGAGCTCGGAGCAGAGCTGCCTCAACGAGTGGCTGGCCATGGCTGACCTGGAGTCCGTGCGCCccggctccccccagcccccggg GCCGGCGGTGCCGGAGCTGACGGAGCAGGCGGTGCGGGCGCTGCTGCGCGACGTCCTGGCCTCCGCTGACCTGGAGAGCGTCACCTCCAaggag GTGCGGACGGAGCTGGAGCGGCGCACGGGGCGCAGCCTGGCCCAGCACAAGGACTTCATCGACAACGagatgctgctggtgctggcgcAGATGGACCGGCCCTCCTGCATCTTCCCGCACCTCTACCTg GGCTCCGAGTGGAATGCTGCCaacctggaggagctgcagcagaacCG CATCACCCACATCCTGAATGTGGCACGGGAGATCGACAACTTCTTCCCGGCACTGTTCACCTACATGAACGTGCGGGTGTACGACGAGGAGGCGGCTGAGCTCCTGCCCCACTGGAACGataccttcctcttcctctccgATGTCAA GGCCCGCGGGGGCCGGGCGCTGGTGCACTGCCGCATGGGGCTGAGCCGCTCGGCAGCCACGGTGCTGGCCTACGCCATGAAGGAGTTCGGGTGGCCCCTGGAGCGGGCACTGCGGCACGTCCGGCGCTGCCGCCCCGGCGTCCTGCCCAACCCCGGCTTCATGCGCCAGCTCGACTTCTACCAGGGCATCCTGAGCGCCAG CCGGCACAGCGTCCTCTGGGAGCCCCGGGCGGCAGAGCGCGTGTCCCAGcctgagctggaggaggctgcaccAGGGGACGAGGGTGCCCTGCCCAAGCTCCGAGCCCCATCCCCGCAGCCTCCCGAGGAGGCGAGCAGGCacccggcggggccggggctgtcGGGGGCACCCCAGCGCCCCCGCATCTCCCTCTGTGCCGTCATGCGGAGCATCAGCCTGATGGagtccccacagccccacgagctgctggaggagccccTTGGTGGGGAG GAGCAGGCGGACCCCGGGGACTTCTACGCCAACCAGCTGGCCGTGTTCTACCGCGAGGAGGGCGCCTGGCGGGCGGTGCTGGGGAGCTCCGAGGCCGTGGACTGGAGCCGAGCCTTCCAGATGCAGG GACGGGGTGCACGAGGCCGTGTGCGAGGCGGCCGTGGCCAAGGGGCTGCGGATGAAGACTTTCCGGTACCGAGCGATGCTGAGCCCTga
- the POLD4 gene encoding DNA polymerase delta subunit 4 — translation MERTGLITDSFPRRHRRPGRAESKDGSAARRGERGKGRGRRAGPAVVPPPRPPPLPTQEAAQEPPSPPRPPPDLLDMLRRFDLAWEYGPCTGITRLQRWERAQALGLSPPFPVRDALLEHCDDPAVTYSLWHEYGL, via the exons ATGGAGCGCACCGGGCTCATCACCGACTCCTTCCCACGGCGGCACCGGCGGCCGGGGCGCGCCGAGAGCAAGGACGGCTccgcggcgcggcggggggagcgcggcaaggggcgggggcggcgggcggggcccGCTGTCGTtccgcccccccgccccccgcccttACCCACGCAGGAGGCCGCCCAGGAGCCCCCGtcgcccccccggccccccccggaTCTCCTGGACATGCTGCGGCGCTTCGACCTGGCCTGGGAGTACGGCCCCTGCACGG GCATCACCCGCCTGCAGCGCTGGGAGCGGGCGCAAGCACTGGGACTGAGCCCCCCGTTCCCAGTCCGCGATGCCCTCCTGGAGCACTGCGATGACCCCGCAGTCACCTACAG CCTCTGGCATGAGTACGGGCTCTGA
- the SSH3 gene encoding protein phosphatase Slingshot homolog 3 isoform X5, whose amino-acid sequence MGQHLSLPAAAPCPAQSPAAPGRVSSWSKGAALLLPAEEPLVAEPPPAAPPGRQEQHLQLMMQLLRPQDAIRLAVRLESVRPQRVRYLLVVRPEEAGAEGQTVLLGVDFPHEGSTHCTLGMVLPLWSDTQVFLDGDGGFSVMSGGQTRIFKPISVQTMWAMLQELHRACEQAACGGHIPGGPALLWARDYTAALSSEQSCLNEWLAMADLESVRPGSPQPPGPAVPELTEQAVRALLRDVLASADLESVTSKEVRTELERRTGRSLAQHKDFIDNEMLLVLAQMDRPSCIFPHLYLGSEWNAANLEELQQNRITHILNVAREIDNFFPALFTYMNVRVYDEEAAELLPHWNDTFLFLSDVKARGGRALVHCRMGLSRSAATVLAYAMKEFGWPLERALRHVRRCRPGVLPNPGFMRQLDFYQGILSASRHSVLWEPRAAERVSQPELEEAAPGDEGALPKLRAPSPQPPEEASRHPAGPGLSGAPQRPRISLCAVMRSISLMESPQPHELLEEPLGGEVFEATEVPGDPGGPGGSPPGARPSSRPRRVVRQASVDGGPACAEDHSPPASGCDTALDPTSPLAP is encoded by the exons ATGGGACAGCATTTGTCcctccccgctgctgcccccTGTCCTGCTCAaagccctgctgccccaggcagAGTTTCGTCATGGTCCAAGGgagctgccttgctgctgcctgccgaGGAGCCGCTGGTggctgagccccccccagcTGCGCCCCCGGGGCGGCAggagcagcacctccagctcaTGATGCAGCTGCTGCGTCCCCAGGATGCCATCCGTCTG GCGGTGCGGCTAGAGTCGGTGCGGCCGCAGCGGGTGAGGTACCTGCTGGTGGTGCGGCCGGAGGAGGCAGGTGCCGAGGGGCAGACGGTGCTGCTGGGTGTGGACTTCCCACACGAGGG GTCCACCCATTGCACCCTGGGCATGGTGCTGCCCCTCTGGAGTGACACCCAGGTCTTCCTCGATGGTGACGG GGGGTTCAGCGTGATGTCTGGGGGACAGACACGAATCTTCAAGCCCATCTCTGTCCAGACCATGTG GGccatgctgcaggagctgcaccgAGCCTGCGAGCAGGCGGCCTGCGGGGGGCACATCCCCGGGGGCCCTGCGCTGCTCTGGGCCCGGGACTACACGGCTGCGCTGAGCTCGGAGCAGAGCTGCCTCAACGAGTGGCTGGCCATGGCTGACCTGGAGTCCGTGCGCCccggctccccccagcccccggg GCCGGCGGTGCCGGAGCTGACGGAGCAGGCGGTGCGGGCGCTGCTGCGCGACGTCCTGGCCTCCGCTGACCTGGAGAGCGTCACCTCCAaggag GTGCGGACGGAGCTGGAGCGGCGCACGGGGCGCAGCCTGGCCCAGCACAAGGACTTCATCGACAACGagatgctgctggtgctggcgcAGATGGACCGGCCCTCCTGCATCTTCCCGCACCTCTACCTg GGCTCCGAGTGGAATGCTGCCaacctggaggagctgcagcagaacCG CATCACCCACATCCTGAATGTGGCACGGGAGATCGACAACTTCTTCCCGGCACTGTTCACCTACATGAACGTGCGGGTGTACGACGAGGAGGCGGCTGAGCTCCTGCCCCACTGGAACGataccttcctcttcctctccgATGTCAA GGCCCGCGGGGGCCGGGCGCTGGTGCACTGCCGCATGGGGCTGAGCCGCTCGGCAGCCACGGTGCTGGCCTACGCCATGAAGGAGTTCGGGTGGCCCCTGGAGCGGGCACTGCGGCACGTCCGGCGCTGCCGCCCCGGCGTCCTGCCCAACCCCGGCTTCATGCGCCAGCTCGACTTCTACCAGGGCATCCTGAGCGCCAG CCGGCACAGCGTCCTCTGGGAGCCCCGGGCGGCAGAGCGCGTGTCCCAGcctgagctggaggaggctgcaccAGGGGACGAGGGTGCCCTGCCCAAGCTCCGAGCCCCATCCCCGCAGCCTCCCGAGGAGGCGAGCAGGCacccggcggggccggggctgtcGGGGGCACCCCAGCGCCCCCGCATCTCCCTCTGTGCCGTCATGCGGAGCATCAGCCTGATGGagtccccacagccccacgagctgctggaggagccccTTGGTGGGGAG GTGTTTGAAGCCACAGAGGTGCCGGGGGACCCGGGGGGTCCAGGGGGGTCACCCCCAGGGGCACGGCccagctcccggccccggcgcgTAGTGCGCCAGGCCAGTGTGGATGGAGGCCCAGCCTGCGCAGAAGACCACAGCCCACCTGCCTCCGGCTGCGACACTGCCCTTGACCCCACCTCACCCCTTGCCCCCTAG
- the SSH3 gene encoding protein phosphatase Slingshot homolog 3 isoform X4, whose protein sequence is MCPGMRPSCRGGRVSSWSKGAALLLPAEEPLVAEPPPAAPPGRQEQHLQLMMQLLRPQDAIRLAVRLESVRPQRVRYLLVVRPEEAGAEGQTVLLGVDFPHEGSTHCTLGMVLPLWSDTQVFLDGDGGFSVMSGGQTRIFKPISVQTMWAMLQELHRACEQAACGGHIPGGPALLWARDYTAALSSEQSCLNEWLAMADLESVRPGSPQPPGPAVPELTEQAVRALLRDVLASADLESVTSKEVRTELERRTGRSLAQHKDFIDNEMLLVLAQMDRPSCIFPHLYLGSEWNAANLEELQQNRITHILNVAREIDNFFPALFTYMNVRVYDEEAAELLPHWNDTFLFLSDVKARGGRALVHCRMGLSRSAATVLAYAMKEFGWPLERALRHVRRCRPGVLPNPGFMRQLDFYQGILSASRHSVLWEPRAAERVSQPELEEAAPGDEGALPKLRAPSPQPPEEASRHPAGPGLSGAPQRPRISLCAVMRSISLMESPQPHELLEEPLGGEVFEATEVPGDPGGPGGSPPGARPSSRPRRVVRQASVDGGPACAEDHSPPASGCDTALDPTSPLAP, encoded by the exons ATGTGCCCAGGCATGCGGCCTAGCTGCAGAGGCG gcagAGTTTCGTCATGGTCCAAGGgagctgccttgctgctgcctgccgaGGAGCCGCTGGTggctgagccccccccagcTGCGCCCCCGGGGCGGCAggagcagcacctccagctcaTGATGCAGCTGCTGCGTCCCCAGGATGCCATCCGTCTG GCGGTGCGGCTAGAGTCGGTGCGGCCGCAGCGGGTGAGGTACCTGCTGGTGGTGCGGCCGGAGGAGGCAGGTGCCGAGGGGCAGACGGTGCTGCTGGGTGTGGACTTCCCACACGAGGG GTCCACCCATTGCACCCTGGGCATGGTGCTGCCCCTCTGGAGTGACACCCAGGTCTTCCTCGATGGTGACGG GGGGTTCAGCGTGATGTCTGGGGGACAGACACGAATCTTCAAGCCCATCTCTGTCCAGACCATGTG GGccatgctgcaggagctgcaccgAGCCTGCGAGCAGGCGGCCTGCGGGGGGCACATCCCCGGGGGCCCTGCGCTGCTCTGGGCCCGGGACTACACGGCTGCGCTGAGCTCGGAGCAGAGCTGCCTCAACGAGTGGCTGGCCATGGCTGACCTGGAGTCCGTGCGCCccggctccccccagcccccggg GCCGGCGGTGCCGGAGCTGACGGAGCAGGCGGTGCGGGCGCTGCTGCGCGACGTCCTGGCCTCCGCTGACCTGGAGAGCGTCACCTCCAaggag GTGCGGACGGAGCTGGAGCGGCGCACGGGGCGCAGCCTGGCCCAGCACAAGGACTTCATCGACAACGagatgctgctggtgctggcgcAGATGGACCGGCCCTCCTGCATCTTCCCGCACCTCTACCTg GGCTCCGAGTGGAATGCTGCCaacctggaggagctgcagcagaacCG CATCACCCACATCCTGAATGTGGCACGGGAGATCGACAACTTCTTCCCGGCACTGTTCACCTACATGAACGTGCGGGTGTACGACGAGGAGGCGGCTGAGCTCCTGCCCCACTGGAACGataccttcctcttcctctccgATGTCAA GGCCCGCGGGGGCCGGGCGCTGGTGCACTGCCGCATGGGGCTGAGCCGCTCGGCAGCCACGGTGCTGGCCTACGCCATGAAGGAGTTCGGGTGGCCCCTGGAGCGGGCACTGCGGCACGTCCGGCGCTGCCGCCCCGGCGTCCTGCCCAACCCCGGCTTCATGCGCCAGCTCGACTTCTACCAGGGCATCCTGAGCGCCAG CCGGCACAGCGTCCTCTGGGAGCCCCGGGCGGCAGAGCGCGTGTCCCAGcctgagctggaggaggctgcaccAGGGGACGAGGGTGCCCTGCCCAAGCTCCGAGCCCCATCCCCGCAGCCTCCCGAGGAGGCGAGCAGGCacccggcggggccggggctgtcGGGGGCACCCCAGCGCCCCCGCATCTCCCTCTGTGCCGTCATGCGGAGCATCAGCCTGATGGagtccccacagccccacgagctgctggaggagccccTTGGTGGGGAG GTGTTTGAAGCCACAGAGGTGCCGGGGGACCCGGGGGGTCCAGGGGGGTCACCCCCAGGGGCACGGCccagctcccggccccggcgcgTAGTGCGCCAGGCCAGTGTGGATGGAGGCCCAGCCTGCGCAGAAGACCACAGCCCACCTGCCTCCGGCTGCGACACTGCCCTTGACCCCACCTCACCCCTTGCCCCCTAG